From one Lysinibacillus sp. G4S2 genomic stretch:
- a CDS encoding transposase, translating into MTKSKKDCFIIELKLLINTWQKDILLKRFEIARTLYNTTLSYAIKQYTLMQESKHYRKQLRCYQKAKKSNDTKELKQTAQELDNIRQSFGLSENQLHAYIKKHQHNYKKHIDSNTSQKIASTVWKAVQDVLFKGSKAHFKRYGMLHSVEGKSNKAGIRFKENVVYWNGLTLPIRIRKQDLFVEESLALHTINYCRLVKKVIRGVHTFYVQLVMDGVPPAKRIPSTGAFRHAYQKQKRVGIDIGPSTIAVVSEETVFIQQLAPEVPLLEKQKRRLLRKLDRSRRSTNPNNFNKDGTIKHSVKLRWTYSKNYQKTKKQIKELYRKKASYIKEKHGALVNKILSLGDEVYIETMHFKGLAKRTKETKTNIQGKIQSKKRFGKSIGNHAPAMLVEIIHQKLGYTKQTIQKVNTITFRASQYNHVTDRYEKKKLHQRWSQIGSHLVQRDLYSAFLLMNSEPNLQQTNQDLCNKTFTTFLELHNQHIEDLKQVKKTFPLSMGIKQIK; encoded by the coding sequence ATGACGAAATCGAAAAAAGATTGTTTTATTATAGAACTCAAGTTGCTTATAAATACATGGCAAAAGGATATTCTATTAAAACGTTTTGAAATTGCCCGTACACTCTATAATACGACTTTGTCTTATGCAATAAAACAATATACTTTAATGCAGGAATCAAAACACTATCGAAAACAATTACGTTGCTACCAAAAAGCAAAAAAATCTAATGATACAAAAGAATTGAAGCAGACCGCACAAGAATTAGATAACATTCGTCAATCTTTTGGATTAAGTGAAAATCAACTGCATGCGTATATTAAAAAGCATCAACATAACTATAAAAAACATATAGATAGCAATACTTCCCAGAAAATCGCCTCTACTGTTTGGAAAGCGGTTCAGGATGTTCTATTTAAAGGGAGCAAAGCACACTTTAAACGTTACGGAATGCTTCATTCTGTAGAAGGGAAATCTAATAAAGCAGGCATTCGATTTAAAGAGAATGTTGTCTATTGGAACGGATTAACCCTTCCTATTCGTATTCGCAAACAAGATTTATTTGTAGAAGAATCCCTTGCTCTTCATACCATTAATTATTGTCGTCTAGTCAAAAAAGTGATTCGTGGAGTACATACTTTTTACGTACAACTCGTGATGGATGGGGTTCCTCCTGCAAAGAGAATTCCATCTACAGGAGCCTTTCGACATGCCTATCAAAAACAAAAACGGGTAGGTATTGACATTGGTCCTTCTACCATTGCGGTTGTTTCAGAAGAAACTGTTTTCATCCAACAACTTGCGCCAGAAGTACCTTTATTGGAGAAACAAAAAAGACGTTTATTACGCAAATTGGATAGAAGTCGTAGAAGTACCAATCCTAACAATTTCAACAAGGATGGTACTATTAAACATAGCGTCAAACTCCGTTGGACATATAGTAAAAACTATCAAAAAACAAAAAAACAAATAAAAGAATTATATAGAAAGAAAGCTTCCTACATCAAAGAAAAACATGGTGCGTTAGTCAATAAAATCTTGTCTCTTGGCGATGAGGTGTACATCGAAACCATGCATTTTAAAGGATTAGCAAAGCGTACAAAAGAAACCAAAACAAATATACAGGGTAAAATCCAATCCAAAAAGCGTTTTGGAAAAAGCATTGGGAATCATGCCCCTGCGATGCTAGTGGAAATCATCCATCAAAAATTAGGTTACACAAAGCAAACGATACAGAAAGTAAATACGATCACCTTTAGAGCCAGTCAGTATAACCATGTGACGGATCGTTATGAAAAGAAAAAACTCCATCAACGTTGGAGTCAAATTGGAAGTCATCTTGTACAACGAGATTTATATAGTGCGTTTTTACTGATGAATAGTGAACCAAATTTACAACAAACGAATCAAGACTT